A single genomic interval of Microbacterium sp. BLY harbors:
- a CDS encoding ABC transporter permease, which yields MTTASPTIRSPRALAWHRRGTAFVDFCRQFAQHRAGMVGLVFLVIVALVAIFAPVIAPASMLDVTKLVDVQRFAPPSWEHPLGTDHQGREIWVRMVWGARVSLLVGLAATAMSMIIGTLVGLSAGHFTGFFGGLMMRIIDFFLVLPSLILAIVLSSVLSRGVWTIIIAIGLTSWAGTARVVRAQTLSVESRDYIERSRALGAGHWHIIMKHLLPGVLPLVLANTTLTVGSAIISESTLAFLGLGDTTLQSWGSILKNAMDVSAATSGYWWYVLVPGIAIVLVVLSFTLMGRAVENITNPTLRSR from the coding sequence ATGACCACGGCATCCCCGACCATCCGTTCGCCCCGGGCCCTGGCGTGGCACCGCCGCGGCACCGCGTTCGTCGACTTCTGCCGGCAGTTCGCCCAGCACCGCGCGGGCATGGTGGGCCTCGTCTTCCTCGTGATCGTGGCCCTCGTCGCGATCTTCGCTCCCGTGATCGCGCCCGCCAGCATGCTCGACGTTACGAAGCTCGTGGACGTGCAGCGCTTCGCCCCGCCGTCCTGGGAGCATCCCCTCGGCACCGACCATCAGGGGCGCGAGATCTGGGTCCGCATGGTGTGGGGCGCCCGAGTGTCGCTGCTCGTCGGCCTCGCCGCCACCGCGATGTCGATGATCATCGGCACCCTCGTCGGCCTCTCCGCGGGCCACTTCACCGGCTTCTTCGGCGGGCTGATGATGCGCATCATCGACTTCTTCCTCGTGCTGCCGTCGCTGATCCTCGCGATCGTGCTGTCGTCGGTGCTGAGCCGCGGCGTCTGGACGATCATCATCGCGATCGGCCTGACCTCCTGGGCCGGCACCGCCCGCGTCGTCCGGGCACAGACCCTCTCCGTCGAATCGCGCGACTACATCGAACGCTCGCGCGCTCTCGGCGCCGGGCACTGGCACATCATCATGAAGCACCTCCTCCCCGGGGTGCTGCCCCTCGTGCTCGCCAACACGACGCTCACGGTCGGCTCGGCGATCATCTCCGAGTCCACCCTGGCGTTCCTCGGCCTCGGCGACACCACCCTGCAGTCGTGGGGCTCGATCCTGAAGAACGCGATGGACGTCTCCGCGGCGACCAGCGGCTACTGGTGGTACGTGCTCGTGCCCGGCATCGCCATCGTCCTCGTCGTGCTGTCGTTCACCCTGATGGGCCGCGCCGTCGAGAACATCACCAACCCGACGCTGAGGAGCCGCTGA
- a CDS encoding ABC transporter ATP-binding protein, which translates to MPDLIFDDVSITYRTSGRSGRDEVAAVRHVSLTLPAGQTLGIAGESGSGKSTLAMSVLRLLPRNARLSGRVLLGDQDVATLSFGQLRAVRWAQTSIVFQGAMHSLNPVRTVGWQLLEALELHASDRWKGEKARKERVRELLDIVDLPQQKSESYPHELSGGQKQRVMIAMALACDPEVIIADEPTTALDVIVQKQILDMISRLVAERGISMLMISHDLSVLATACDRIAIMRDGELVEVGESYAVCTTPQEAYTRQLADAFPTIGDPASRMAPVTRHGRDADDVPEITHGDEVLLEARGVNVTYRSGGRPVHAVRDVDLSVRTGEIVALVGQSGSGKSTLARALMGLQPADPGSQILFDGAPIPSKGRDLARFRSQVQLVLQDPWAALNPKHSVYESVAEGLRVQRFPGDERERVAQSLADAELTPPEQYFGAIPQELSGGQRQRVVIAGALAVQPQMLIADEPVASLDASVRGEILGLLLELRRRLGLSALVITHDLGLAWNIAHTVAVMYHGQIVEHGPTEEVLLNPQHEYTRHLLSAAPRIEEKTA; encoded by the coding sequence ATGCCCGACCTGATCTTCGACGACGTCTCCATCACGTACCGCACCTCGGGGCGGTCGGGTCGCGACGAGGTGGCGGCCGTGCGCCACGTCTCGCTCACCCTCCCCGCCGGGCAGACCCTCGGCATCGCCGGCGAATCCGGCTCCGGCAAGTCCACTCTCGCCATGAGCGTGCTCCGGCTCCTGCCGCGCAACGCCCGGCTCAGCGGCCGCGTGCTGCTGGGCGACCAGGACGTCGCCACGTTGTCCTTCGGGCAGCTGCGCGCCGTGCGCTGGGCGCAGACGTCCATCGTGTTCCAGGGGGCGATGCACTCGCTCAACCCGGTCCGCACCGTCGGCTGGCAGCTCCTGGAGGCGCTGGAGCTGCACGCCTCCGACCGATGGAAGGGCGAGAAGGCGCGCAAGGAACGGGTCCGGGAGCTGCTCGACATCGTCGACCTGCCGCAGCAGAAGAGCGAGTCGTACCCGCACGAGCTCTCCGGCGGCCAGAAGCAGCGCGTCATGATCGCGATGGCCCTCGCGTGCGATCCCGAGGTCATCATCGCGGACGAGCCGACCACCGCGCTCGACGTGATCGTGCAGAAGCAGATCCTCGACATGATCTCCCGTCTCGTGGCGGAGCGCGGCATCTCGATGCTCATGATCAGCCACGACCTCTCGGTGCTCGCCACCGCGTGCGACCGGATCGCCATCATGCGCGACGGGGAGCTGGTCGAGGTCGGCGAGAGCTATGCGGTCTGCACGACTCCGCAGGAGGCGTACACCCGCCAGCTCGCCGACGCCTTCCCCACGATCGGCGACCCGGCCTCGCGAATGGCCCCGGTGACGCGACACGGCCGCGATGCGGACGATGTGCCGGAGATCACGCACGGCGACGAGGTGCTGCTGGAGGCGCGCGGCGTCAACGTCACCTACCGCTCCGGCGGGCGCCCCGTGCATGCGGTCCGCGACGTCGACCTCTCGGTGCGCACGGGCGAGATCGTCGCGCTGGTCGGCCAGTCCGGCTCCGGCAAGTCGACCCTCGCCCGCGCGCTCATGGGGCTCCAGCCCGCCGACCCGGGGTCGCAGATCCTCTTCGACGGCGCACCGATCCCGTCGAAAGGGCGCGACCTCGCACGGTTCCGCTCGCAGGTGCAGCTCGTGCTCCAGGATCCGTGGGCGGCGCTGAACCCGAAGCACAGCGTGTACGAGTCCGTCGCCGAGGGGCTGCGTGTGCAGCGCTTCCCCGGCGATGAGCGCGAACGCGTGGCGCAGAGCCTCGCCGACGCGGAGCTCACGCCGCCGGAGCAGTATTTCGGTGCCATCCCGCAGGAGCTCAGCGGCGGGCAACGGCAGCGCGTCGTCATCGCCGGTGCGCTCGCCGTGCAGCCGCAGATGCTCATCGCCGACGAGCCGGTCGCCTCGCTCGACGCGTCCGTGCGCGGAGAGATCCTCGGACTCCTGCTGGAGCTGCGTCGCCGCCTCGGCCTCTCCGCCCTCGTCATCACACACGACCTCGGCCTGGCCTGGAACATCGCCCACACCGTCGCGGTGATGTACCACGGACAGATCGTCGAGCACGGCCCCACCGAAGAGGTGCTGCTGAACCCGCAGCACGAGTACACCCGGCACCTGCTGTCAGCGGCGCCGCGCATCGAGGAGAAGACGGCATGA
- a CDS encoding LD-carboxypeptidase, with translation MSVLTEAAVSPYLDTAPLQPGDTVAIVSPSGPGNEENTQRAVGYYESWGLNVRVGAHVLTPHPRASYLAGPDDLRRADLVDAWLDPDVDAVVTARGGYGALRLLDGIDWAEMRRGALRRDGRPKLLTGSSDVTALHETWRAHLDVATLFCPMAGNNVFRDSEQVRDDVQRWLFEPWRGRELIGPKTEIMTPGRAEGRFTGGNLSLLAAGLGAPEADVPSPGILFLEDITEEPYRLDSFVTQLRRAGRLAQATGIVLGSWHECGDLDLVHALMRDEFQDAGVPVLWEQGFGHDPHALTIPLGVDGVLDATGDEPRLTVGRP, from the coding sequence ATGAGCGTCCTGACGGAGGCGGCGGTGTCGCCGTATCTCGACACGGCTCCCCTGCAGCCCGGCGACACGGTGGCGATCGTCTCGCCGTCCGGTCCCGGCAACGAGGAGAACACCCAGCGCGCCGTCGGCTACTACGAGTCCTGGGGCCTGAACGTCCGGGTGGGCGCGCACGTCCTCACGCCCCACCCGCGCGCGTCATACCTCGCGGGGCCGGACGACCTCCGCCGCGCCGATCTCGTCGACGCCTGGCTCGATCCGGACGTTGACGCCGTCGTCACGGCACGCGGCGGCTATGGTGCCCTGCGCCTGCTCGACGGCATCGACTGGGCCGAGATGCGCCGGGGAGCGCTGCGCCGGGACGGGCGGCCGAAGCTCCTCACGGGCTCGTCCGACGTGACCGCCCTGCACGAGACATGGCGCGCGCACCTCGACGTCGCGACGCTCTTCTGCCCGATGGCGGGGAACAACGTCTTCCGCGATTCGGAGCAGGTGCGCGACGACGTGCAGCGGTGGCTCTTCGAACCCTGGCGCGGGCGGGAGCTCATCGGCCCGAAGACCGAGATCATGACGCCGGGCCGCGCCGAAGGGCGCTTCACGGGCGGCAACCTCAGCCTGCTCGCGGCCGGACTCGGCGCCCCGGAGGCGGACGTCCCCTCCCCCGGCATCCTGTTCCTGGAGGACATCACCGAGGAGCCGTACCGCCTCGACAGCTTCGTCACGCAGCTTCGGCGCGCGGGCCGTCTCGCCCAGGCGACGGGCATCGTGCTCGGCTCCTGGCACGAGTGCGGCGACCTCGACCTCGTCCACGCGCTCATGCGGGACGAGTTCCAGGACGCCGGGGTGCCCGTGCTGTGGGAGCAGGGCTTCGGCCACGACCCGCACGCCTTGACCATCCCGCTCGGCGTCGACGGGGTACTGGACGCGACCGGCGACGAGCCCCGCCTCACGGTGGGACGGCCATGA
- a CDS encoding serine hydrolase, whose translation MIALPPLDPRVTWSIRLVDAGSGETLAEHEPHTQCETASIGKIFLLLEVARRLEDGTLAADDRIVIPDEHRVEDSGLLYRMHDQRVTVHDAALLVGAVSDNLATNALLHLCGLEEVRAVAPALGYRDTALHDYIRNERTPDLPWTPSFGTAAELSDVMLRLGAGEAFSPTVSARVLDWLAADTDTSMTADAFLLDPLAHVEAEYQGMVLRHKTGSVSFARVDVGLLRGPQAAVAYAVAANWKDSAADLRAPVLDGMRAVGELIRAHVTGRARDEADA comes from the coding sequence ATGATCGCTCTTCCGCCCCTCGATCCCCGCGTCACGTGGTCGATCCGGCTCGTCGACGCCGGCAGCGGGGAGACCCTGGCCGAGCACGAGCCGCACACGCAGTGCGAGACCGCGAGCATCGGCAAGATCTTCCTGCTCCTCGAGGTCGCGCGCCGCCTGGAGGACGGCACGCTCGCCGCCGACGACCGCATCGTGATCCCGGACGAGCACCGCGTCGAGGACTCCGGGCTCCTGTACCGCATGCACGATCAGCGCGTCACCGTGCACGACGCGGCGCTCCTCGTCGGGGCGGTCAGCGACAACCTCGCGACGAACGCCCTGCTCCACCTCTGCGGTCTGGAGGAGGTGCGGGCCGTCGCTCCCGCACTCGGATACCGCGACACCGCCCTGCACGACTACATCCGCAACGAGCGCACCCCCGACCTGCCCTGGACCCCGTCGTTCGGCACCGCGGCGGAGCTGTCCGACGTGATGCTCCGGCTCGGGGCGGGCGAGGCGTTCTCCCCCACGGTGAGCGCGCGGGTGCTCGACTGGCTCGCCGCCGACACCGACACGTCGATGACCGCCGATGCCTTCCTCCTCGACCCGCTCGCCCACGTCGAGGCCGAGTACCAGGGCATGGTGCTGCGCCACAAGACCGGCAGCGTGAGCTTCGCCCGCGTGGACGTCGGGCTCCTGCGCGGACCGCAGGCGGCCGTCGCGTACGCGGTGGCGGCGAACTGGAAAGACTCCGCGGCCGATCTCCGCGCCCCCGTGCTCGACGGGATGCGGGCCGTCGGCGAGCTCATCCGCGCGCACGTGACCGGACGAGCGAGGGATGAGGCGGACGCATGA
- a CDS encoding serine hydrolase: protein MSAIDVDLPEENGTVWSVLVQDIDSGEVLLQHDPETVQDTASVGKVFLLHRLLAEVDAGTRTLEDRVTRRPVEAIEDSGLWYLLQASELSLYDVAALIGAVSDNAATNTLGRVIGIPTVQEHTRALGYTASALDDIVRWPIPPGAPTTLSHANAAELVRFMSRLADGADLSPASADTLRRWLGAGMDLSMVASAFDLDPLAHWGFDRGVWLLNKTGTISRVRADTGIVMSPTRRIAYAVLANWDRGADGRGPVLAAMRRIGEGIYAALAD from the coding sequence ATGAGCGCCATCGACGTCGACCTCCCGGAAGAGAACGGCACCGTGTGGTCGGTCCTCGTCCAGGACATCGACTCCGGCGAGGTGCTGCTGCAGCACGACCCCGAGACCGTGCAGGACACCGCGAGCGTCGGCAAGGTCTTCCTCCTGCATCGCCTCCTCGCCGAGGTGGACGCCGGCACGCGCACCCTCGAGGACCGTGTGACCCGACGGCCGGTCGAGGCCATCGAGGACTCCGGTCTCTGGTACCTGCTGCAGGCGTCCGAGCTATCGCTGTACGACGTGGCCGCCCTCATCGGTGCCGTGAGCGACAACGCCGCGACCAACACGCTGGGCCGCGTCATCGGCATCCCGACCGTGCAGGAGCACACCCGCGCGCTCGGCTACACGGCATCGGCGCTCGACGACATCGTGCGCTGGCCGATCCCGCCCGGCGCCCCGACGACGCTGTCCCACGCGAACGCCGCGGAGCTCGTGCGCTTCATGTCACGGCTGGCCGACGGCGCCGACCTCTCTCCCGCCTCCGCCGACACGCTGCGCCGCTGGCTCGGCGCCGGCATGGACCTCTCGATGGTCGCCTCGGCCTTCGACCTCGACCCGCTCGCGCACTGGGGCTTCGACCGCGGCGTCTGGCTGCTGAACAAGACCGGCACGATCTCCCGCGTCCGCGCCGACACCGGGATCGTCATGTCCCCCACCCGCCGGATCGCCTACGCCGTCTTGGCGAACTGGGACCGGGGTGCCGACGGACGCGGCCCCGTGCTGGCCGCGATGCGGCGCATCGGCGAGGGCATCTACGCCGCGCTCGCCGACTGA
- a CDS encoding P1 family peptidase, whose translation MTPPSSRASRPRLADLGVPSGAFARGPGNGITDVPGVRVGHATLHGDGLHTGVTAIVPDALTAERRSLPANLSVGNGYGKLVGATQLRELGALETPILLTSTLSVFRVADALLGHLLATPMHARTTTLNPVVGETNDGFLSDIRRRAVGEEQVTTALAAAAPGPVAEGCVGAGAGTVALGYKGGIGTASRLVEVAGRPHTVGALVQTNFSGTLRIAGVPLPAEELLADAPAQPVGNSCMIVVATDALVDGRQLGRVANRAVFAMRGVGADYAQGSGDYAIAFSVAESTAQGPAPDDELSPLFAATMDAVEEALVNSVLAAETTVGPDGRTAHAVPIDQVRERLTRAGAV comes from the coding sequence ATGACACCGCCGTCGTCGCGCGCCTCCCGTCCTCGCCTGGCCGATCTCGGCGTCCCCTCCGGGGCCTTCGCCCGCGGCCCGGGGAACGGGATCACCGACGTCCCCGGGGTGCGGGTAGGGCATGCCACGCTGCATGGCGACGGCCTGCACACGGGCGTGACCGCGATCGTCCCCGACGCGCTCACCGCCGAGCGCCGCAGCCTGCCGGCGAACCTCTCCGTCGGCAACGGCTACGGCAAGCTCGTCGGCGCCACGCAGCTCCGCGAGCTCGGGGCGCTCGAGACGCCGATCCTGCTGACCTCGACACTGTCGGTGTTCCGCGTCGCCGACGCGCTCCTCGGGCATCTGTTGGCGACGCCGATGCACGCGCGGACGACGACGCTGAATCCGGTGGTGGGAGAGACGAACGACGGCTTCCTCTCCGACATCCGTCGACGGGCCGTGGGGGAGGAGCAGGTGACGACCGCGCTGGCTGCGGCGGCGCCGGGTCCGGTCGCGGAGGGGTGCGTCGGTGCCGGCGCCGGAACCGTCGCCCTCGGATACAAAGGCGGTATCGGAACGGCCTCGCGCCTGGTCGAGGTCGCGGGGCGTCCGCACACGGTGGGCGCGCTCGTGCAGACGAACTTCAGCGGAACGCTGCGGATCGCGGGGGTACCGCTGCCCGCCGAGGAGCTGCTCGCCGATGCCCCGGCACAGCCCGTCGGCAATTCCTGCATGATCGTCGTCGCCACGGACGCCCTGGTCGACGGCCGCCAGCTGGGCCGGGTGGCCAACCGCGCCGTCTTCGCGATGCGGGGTGTCGGCGCGGACTACGCGCAGGGCAGCGGTGACTACGCCATCGCGTTCTCGGTGGCCGAGAGCACGGCCCAGGGGCCCGCGCCGGACGACGAGCTGTCGCCGCTCTTCGCCGCGACGATGGACGCGGTGGAGGAGGCGCTGGTCAACTCCGTACTCGCGGCGGAGACGACGGTAGGCCCCGACGGGCGGACCGCGCATGCGGTGCCGATCGACCAGGTGCGGGAGCGCCTGACGCGAGCCGGAGCCGTCTGA
- the valS gene encoding valine--tRNA ligase has protein sequence MSAIPDKPALEGLEAKWDAAWAEQGTYLFDRLRAAELGREGVYSIDTPPPTASGSLHIGHVFSYTHTDVKARYERMRGKTVFYPMGWDDNGLPTERRVQNYYGVRCDPSLPYDADFTPPFEGGDNKSSRAADQLPISRRNFIELCERLTIEDEKQFEALFRQLGLSVDWTQTYRTISDDTIRQSQLAFLRNIERGEAYQALAPTLWDIDFRSAIAQAELEDRDQQAAYHTIEFPFADGSGSIAIDTTRPELLPACIAIVTHPEGPHKHLIGTKVRTPYFGAEIEIHGHHLAQPDKGTGAAMVCTFGDVTDIIWWRELRTAAGESLPNMTTIGLDGRFLAEAPSIVADAEARAWYAENVAGKTVFSARKAIVEKLQETGDMTAVGKPFQHAVKFFEKGDRPLEIVSTRQWYIRNGARDGELREQLLAHGTELAWHPDFMRVRYENWVGGLTGDWLVSRQRFFGVPIPLWYALDENGERDYDRVLTPDAAALPIDPTTDVPAGYTEAQRGVPGGFDAEADILDTWATSSLTPQLAGGWQRDEELWQLTAPFDLRPQGQDIIRTWLFSTMLRSTLEDGRAPWKNAAISGFIVDPDRKKMSKSKGNVVTPADVLDAHGSDAVRYWAASSRLGMDAAFDPQNPTQVKIGRRLAIKVLNAAKFVLSFPVPEGAQVTHALDASMLTALDGVVAEATAAFDRYDAARALELTEAFFWTFCDDYLELVKERAYNQNDVGQASAALALRLALSTLLRLLAPVLSFATEEAWSWFEEGSVHTASWPEALGIEGDPAVLSAASEALIGIRRAKTEAKASQKTPVSRAAIAAPAAKVEALRAAADDLRAVGRIAELEITEAEEFAVTAIELAPVEAS, from the coding sequence ATGTCCGCCATTCCCGACAAGCCCGCACTCGAAGGTCTCGAAGCGAAGTGGGACGCCGCCTGGGCGGAGCAGGGCACGTACCTGTTCGACCGTCTGCGCGCCGCCGAGCTCGGCCGTGAGGGTGTCTACTCGATCGACACCCCGCCGCCGACGGCCTCGGGCAGCCTCCACATCGGTCACGTGTTCTCCTACACGCACACCGACGTCAAGGCCCGGTACGAGCGGATGCGCGGCAAGACCGTGTTCTACCCGATGGGCTGGGACGACAACGGTCTGCCCACCGAGCGCCGCGTGCAGAACTACTACGGCGTCCGCTGCGACCCGTCGCTCCCCTACGACGCCGACTTCACCCCGCCCTTCGAGGGCGGCGACAACAAGTCGAGCCGGGCTGCCGACCAGCTGCCCATCAGCCGCCGCAACTTCATCGAGCTGTGCGAGCGCCTCACGATCGAGGACGAGAAGCAGTTCGAGGCGCTGTTCCGTCAGCTCGGGCTGAGCGTGGACTGGACGCAGACCTACCGCACGATCTCCGACGACACGATCCGGCAGAGCCAGCTCGCCTTCCTCCGCAACATCGAGCGCGGCGAGGCGTACCAGGCCCTCGCACCGACGTTGTGGGACATCGACTTCCGCTCCGCGATCGCACAGGCCGAGCTCGAGGACCGCGACCAGCAGGCCGCGTACCACACGATCGAGTTCCCCTTCGCGGACGGCTCCGGCTCCATCGCGATCGACACCACGCGCCCGGAGCTCCTTCCCGCCTGTATCGCGATCGTGACCCACCCCGAGGGGCCGCACAAGCACCTCATCGGCACCAAGGTGCGCACCCCCTACTTCGGCGCCGAGATCGAGATCCACGGCCACCACCTCGCCCAGCCCGACAAGGGCACCGGCGCGGCGATGGTCTGCACCTTCGGCGACGTGACCGACATCATCTGGTGGCGCGAGCTGCGCACCGCCGCCGGCGAGTCCCTGCCGAACATGACGACGATCGGTCTCGACGGCCGCTTCCTCGCCGAGGCCCCCTCGATCGTGGCTGACGCGGAGGCGCGCGCCTGGTACGCGGAGAACGTGGCGGGCAAGACCGTCTTCAGCGCCCGCAAGGCGATCGTCGAGAAGCTGCAGGAGACCGGCGACATGACCGCCGTCGGCAAGCCGTTCCAGCACGCCGTGAAGTTCTTCGAGAAGGGCGACCGCCCGCTCGAGATCGTCTCGACCCGCCAGTGGTACATCCGCAACGGTGCCCGCGACGGCGAGCTGCGCGAGCAGCTCCTCGCGCACGGCACCGAGCTGGCGTGGCACCCCGACTTCATGCGGGTCCGCTACGAGAACTGGGTCGGCGGGCTCACGGGCGACTGGCTCGTGTCCCGGCAGCGGTTCTTCGGCGTGCCGATCCCGCTGTGGTACGCGCTGGACGAGAACGGCGAGCGCGACTACGACCGCGTGCTCACCCCCGATGCAGCCGCGCTGCCCATCGACCCGACCACCGATGTCCCGGCGGGCTACACCGAGGCCCAGCGCGGCGTGCCGGGCGGGTTCGACGCCGAGGCCGACATCCTCGACACGTGGGCGACGTCGTCGCTGACCCCGCAGCTCGCGGGCGGCTGGCAGCGCGACGAGGAGCTGTGGCAGCTCACCGCTCCGTTCGACCTGCGTCCGCAGGGGCAGGACATCATCCGCACCTGGCTCTTCTCGACCATGCTGCGCTCCACGCTCGAAGACGGCCGCGCCCCGTGGAAGAACGCCGCGATCTCCGGCTTCATCGTCGATCCCGACCGCAAGAAGATGTCGAAGTCGAAGGGCAACGTGGTCACCCCGGCCGACGTGCTCGACGCCCACGGTTCGGATGCGGTGCGGTACTGGGCGGCCTCGAGCCGCCTCGGCATGGACGCGGCGTTCGACCCGCAGAACCCGACCCAGGTGAAGATCGGCCGACGGCTGGCGATCAAGGTGCTCAACGCCGCCAAGTTCGTGCTGTCGTTCCCGGTGCCCGAGGGCGCGCAGGTGACGCACGCACTGGACGCCTCGATGCTCACGGCGCTCGACGGCGTGGTGGCCGAGGCGACCGCGGCCTTCGACCGGTATGACGCGGCCCGGGCGCTGGAGCTGACCGAGGCGTTCTTCTGGACGTTCTGCGACGACTACCTGGAACTCGTGAAGGAGCGGGCCTACAACCAGAACGACGTCGGGCAGGCCTCTGCCGCTCTCGCGCTGCGTCTGGCGCTGTCCACGCTCCTCCGGCTGCTCGCGCCGGTGCTCTCCTTCGCCACGGAGGAGGCCTGGTCGTGGTTCGAGGAGGGCTCGGTGCACACCGCGTCCTGGCCCGAGGCGCTCGGCATCGAGGGCGACCCGGCCGTGCTGTCCGCCGCGAGTGAGGCACTCATCGGCATCCGCCGCGCGAAGACCGAGGCGAAGGCATCGCAGAAGACCCCGGTCTCGCGGGCCGCGATCGCCGCTCCCGCCGCGAAGGTCGAGGCGCTGCGTGCCGCGGCGGACGATCTCCGTGCGGTGGGCCGCATCGCCGAGCTCGAGATCACCGAGGCGGAGGAGTTCGCGGTCACCGCGATCGAGCTCGCCCCGGTCGAGGCCTCCTGA
- a CDS encoding transcriptional regulator yields the protein MTNETQVRTLDAGALKALAHPLRVKIFDLLASRGPQTASSLAALVGETSGSTSYHLRALAAHDLIREVEGRGTGRERWWERPKGRIDVPGPDEQMSPANRAAAQIVTSEFFRLRHETLMQYLNRPEVDVPEGWRDVGLTITTHLDMTAAQALSLRAELEAVVEKAIAQYRGQEGPDVRRVSLRAEIFDLPTPGGAGTAETTGAS from the coding sequence ATGACGAACGAGACGCAGGTACGGACACTCGACGCCGGGGCCCTCAAAGCCCTCGCGCATCCGTTGCGGGTCAAGATCTTCGATCTGCTGGCATCCCGCGGGCCCCAGACCGCCAGCTCTCTCGCGGCTCTCGTGGGGGAGACGTCGGGTTCCACCAGCTACCACCTCCGTGCCCTCGCCGCACACGACCTCATCCGCGAGGTCGAGGGACGCGGCACGGGCCGGGAGCGGTGGTGGGAGCGTCCGAAGGGTCGCATCGACGTGCCGGGGCCGGACGAGCAGATGTCGCCGGCGAACCGTGCCGCAGCGCAGATCGTGACCTCGGAGTTCTTCCGGTTGCGACACGAGACGCTGATGCAGTACCTCAACCGGCCGGAGGTCGACGTCCCCGAGGGGTGGCGCGACGTGGGGCTGACGATCACCACGCACCTCGACATGACGGCCGCGCAGGCACTGTCGCTGCGGGCCGAGCTGGAAGCCGTCGTGGAGAAGGCGATCGCGCAGTACCGCGGTCAGGAGGGGCCGGACGTGCGCCGCGTCTCGCTCCGTGCCGAGATCTTCGATCTGCCGACACCGGGCGGGGCAGGCACCGCGGAGACGACGGGGGCATCATGA